Genomic window (Ananas comosus cultivar F153 linkage group 1, ASM154086v1, whole genome shotgun sequence):
AAAACAGAATTTGATTAGATGGTAAGACCTGCTTGGGTAGACCATTTCGACCATGAATGGTAGTGGCAATAACATGACCGGGTTCATTACCAGATCCATCAATAATGTCTGGTTCAGTATCCTGCATAGCAGAAAGGCATTCTGTAAAAGTGAAATATGCCTTGAAAACCAGTAAAACTAGCTAGACAGGTCAATAATTAAAACATTCTGTAAAAGTGAAATATGCCttgaaaaaataatcaaatgatcACATTTGCATATGAAAACAACCACAGATTTAGTCCAAATCAGTTGGGTAATTTATAGGATCATATTCCTCCATTCAACTCAAGTGCTAACATTTATTACTACTACAACCTTAATAAGCAAGCATGAAAGTATAGTTTGACAAATAACCTTGCCCGAAATAGAGTTGAATGGAATAATATCCATACAGATGAACCCAGTTTAGTTGTTCCTATTGCACCCGCTCAAGGCATCTTCtaagcaaataaaattattccTTCCTACTAATGCACTGTGGTCCTTGTTCAACACGACCGAACCATTTTAATTGTTTTTCGTGGTTAAGACAGCTTGATCACATTATGCCAGTAAGGAACAGCGATTTACTTTCAGCCAAAAGGCGACCCCACTGGGAGGGGCAAAAACCAATATTGACATTAATTATTAAAGGAAGTACGAAAACATACGATAGTGTTTTTGCTTATTTTACAAGCTTGAGCTGTTAGAGAACATCGTTTTGAATACTTTATAATTCTACACCAGTATGGGCGGGTTTTGACCACAAGCCAAACTCATTGATTTGAAACAAATGGAAGAAATTGAGTGAGGCTAAGAATCTGAAATGATTTGAACTTAGGAACTCCTTTGGTAGTATGTGAAACAAACCGGCATCCTCCGAAAGCATAAGCCATAGTAGTTCAGTGTTTTCAGCATAACAAGCATTCATTTAACAATAAACAGGTTCCTGACAACACAAGAAGTTCAAAGTAGAATTTTACTCTATCCTCATCCAGCTCTCGCTTGGCATCCTTTAATCTCATTTCCAGAATCTCCCTTCCGAGAGATTCGATCGAGCTCGATGAACCCTTCAAACTGTTCGCCTCCCGGGAACTTCCCACGCCACCTTGCCTCAAACTTGCATATGCCATTTGGTTGCCGATAGGCGAGCTTTGCGCTGATTTTTTGTAACAGAGCCTACATCTCCGAAGCTTCAATCTCCATCACATAAGAAACACATAAACCTGGATATAATTGAAGTAAAAGGTTGCCATTCATCAAAAGCTTCTTGTAATCAAAATAGCCGTTCTTTATTATAAATCTAAAGAAAATGTGCAGACGCTAGTATAGCACATTTTGAAATTGGTAACGCAAAtgcgttttttattttttaactctatttttttttttacttcgaCTCATCAACTCATTCTATAACACTAATTGAGGCTTCATACATTAACAAATCCGCCACATTGGATCAGATTCACTCAAACCTCGTTTATATAAGGAGATTAAAGAAGAGAGGACAAATGTATCACCAAACTACTCCCTAAATTCCCCAACTTTAAGCACTACACCTCACAATTTCGTTCCCATCATGGTAAGATACTAAAAActtccaaaattcacatttaaaatcagaaaaaaggaacaaaattACAGTTTTGATCAGATCAAACAAAAGCAAACCATTTTAAATCAGGAAAAACTCAATAAATTGAGATCAAAACACCGCAACTAGGAAATTGGACACGAACTAGGGATCTGATGCAGGAGATCAAACAGAAACTTACAGATTGAGACAAAAAGGGGGAAACTCACTCTGAGATCTCATAAATTGCTTCGATTTGAATGGGAGTAACCGGCGATCGAAGGGTTTGGGATAGGAATCGAGCCCTGAAAATCGCCCCTTGCGGTGTCGGAAGGGTTGGTAAAAGGGGTGGGGTGGGGAAGGGGAAGCTCCGAGTTGGTGGCGAGTGTGACCTTGTGAGTGCGCttgtgtggtttttttttttttttttttttttttttttNNNTTTTTTTTCCggtataaattttgttttatttaatttatttatttttattttttaagtaaggagtcaaaagagaaggaaagtgGGGACAAGGACGAGACCTCACCTGTACGCGACAAGTGGCGGTGAAGCGTGAAGAGTTGGTgtatggtgtttttttttttattttatcctcAAATTTTCACACCATGATATTTTGGtccttaaattttagtttattttattatctaacttAATCTTTATAATTACTACCGTTAAgttctataatttaataattaacatgtttaaaagtgatataatattttaattattattatattattaattataatattatttagtatattaattaatattgtgTTAGCAATCACGAcctgttatattatatttatattagcgatatattaaaatttgtcaactaaattagactgtaatatttaattataaaatttagaaagtttgagcctaatattataataaatttaattttgagaaTCAAATTGTTATGGACCAAACAACCTGAGAgacaaaagtgtaatttagcccttTTTTATTTGCGAGATGCTAAATCTACAACCCAAGCtgatgaataataataataatatattattattattattattattattattataatagtgtgttaattataaaaaaatatttctatttttggaGATGTCCAATGCTCTATCtcttttaattaaaatgtatGGACAATCCCTGTGGGATCTGGATATTCTAAGTTGGTCCTTATGTTTTTAATCTTAATAATTATGTTCAGCAATTTTCATGCCTGTTACAACTTTATCTCTAAtaatagtcaaaaaaaaaaagaaaaaaaatattcctacaCTATTAACTTAGCAGATGAAAATNAGCTTTATATACTTCCTTTGCATGCAATTTAACCAattaaaagagagaggaaaaaaaaaagagattttaagATAAATCTAAACCACCTTTTTTCTCATCTTTGGAGTATATCTAAAGGTTCTATTGTGTActttttctttggaaaaaaaaaaaaaaagaaataggccAAATGATTTTTAAGatggtaaatatttaaagaCGTGCATAACTTCTTcttaactagtaaaaaaattgtCTAAATAAAttaacgaaacggatagcgtgctatctatttctttaaaaaaaaaactaataaaataattgttgccaattttttctactttttataATAGTTGGACAAGACGGTGAGGATATTCGATCCCAAACTCTTAACTTTTATCAAAATGTTtactttgatttttaatttaatttttaaaaatttataatctatTAAACAATATGAATCCTCAATGTttgttgccacgtggcaagtttttcttcaccCTCGCTAGTATGTAACTCTTCTTCTTTCCatcactaaattttcaatatgcatTTTAACGGTCCCATTAATCAAACTTTCAAGTAGTGCATTTAAATGGTCCCACTACCTTCCCTTCACTATACGTTTAATTAATGTAAATGGTTCCACTACCCAACTTCgaattagtatatttaaatggtcctaCTACTATCTACGATCCTAACCTCTATCTCCAATTATTCATCATGGCTCATTTTTCTCCTTCCACCGAACTTTTAATTCTTTATCTCCAATTTGTTCATTAAttctttatttcttatttttaactATACACCATCACCTCCTTCCCTtactccctctctctatctcactAATGTGCGCTCAATTCCTTCTTCCGCCACAGTCAGAGAGATCGTCGTCGCCATCACCATCACCATTGCCGGAGAAGGCATCGTCGGGTTTATATCTGCTGTCTACAGTGAGATACTTTCGGTAGATGTACCagatatacaaaaaaatatttaatattttattattattaattactattagGGTTTTTACCCGCTGTAAAGTGCGGATCTCTTCACTagtgtattttaattttgttaaattatctCTTGTGAAATcccaataaaaattaagaaatgcTACATGTGCACACTCAAAAGTAAGAGTGTACGCTTTTCACccctaaatcaaaaaattttatatatatatatatatatatatatagagagagagagagagagagataggtagcacgctacccgcttcgtttattttatttagaaataaacttagctggaaatatgaataaattaggatttgaacttgaaacctcaggtatcaaccatcaagtcctttgtcgcttgctctagagacagtcgattaaatttttaatattaaaaaaatatttaagatagATATTAATTATTAGCCGTTGGATATAAGAACGTAAgatttatatatactttttggGCATAAAAATTTCTCATAAAATATATCATGCGGTAAAAATTGACATTGATGTGATAATTTTACtgatcttttgaaaaatattaaggacttaattacaaaaaatttaaacataaagtactaaagtgaaaaataaatatcatccAAGCATTACGTTAAAAACCCCGAATTCGTGGGCCCTGTGTAAGCTCGGGTTTCTCAATTCCTTACGGCCCATTTAACCCATTACGGCCCACTTAATTCGCCCCTCTATATCTCACCTCTGCGATTAGAATCCCCCAAAAAAGGGCGTAAAACCCCTGCGATAACTTTGAAATCGAGAGCGAAATTGAGAGGAAAAGGTGATTAAAAGGAGAAATTAGGGCATCAAAATGGAAGGCGGGGGAGAGGATCTAAGCATCGATGAGCTCGCCTCGAATCTCTCCACTTACAAAGATCAGCTACGTGAGGTACCTGATTTcccaatctttcaatttctttacgtttttttggtttttttttgggggtcgAATTTTGGTGGAGAAGTGGAAATTTCTAATCTCTTGAGGTGGTTGCTGCGATTAGTGTTGCTAgggtttgtttttgttgtaTAGGGATAGTGCTTTTTCCCCTGTATCTttaatttctagggttttcgtATTTTTCTACCAAATTCATGCATATTGAATTCATCTGGTGGCttattaatcttaaaaaaagctttttttacgcaaaaagaagaattttttttaaccgaTTGAAAGGAATTAAAGAAGTGTAGGGCTTATTTGTTgttttatatatgaattattcTTATATAATTACTATTTGTTCATCAAGTCCCTTAGTTGAGAGGTTGAGCCATCAATTCTTATTACAATCACAAAGGCTATTGTCTTATTTCTTCACTGTTTCTTAATGATTTTTAAGCCGTGTTAGTAGGTGTGGGAGCGATACTTGGGTGCGAGTGGTGATTGTATGCTTAGTGAACAAATGAGTTTTAaaagatatattaaaacttGTAGAGTGATGAAAAAATGCCCAATTGCGGTGAGGTTTTTATTATATTGCCTACTCAAGTGTAGTTACTAGTTGagcatatttttgttttgttactTGGTTGTAAGCATTCGCATAATATACTTAGTAGCATAATAGGAGTAAAGAAGGCTACATCACGAGCGACTATCAACTATTATATGTATGCTTTGGTACTTGTTTCATACTAAGAAACATGACTTTGTATGTCTCATTTTGTGCGGGTGCGCGCGCGCATGCATGTTTGAATGTTTGGTTTTAGAGTgttttatgtaatatatatgtttgGTAAATCAGATTGCCTATATTTCTAAAGAAGGCAAGCTGCGTGTGCCATTTAAAATTGGTATCTTAGTTTTGGAAGTTTAAGCCAGCAGTTTTAAAAGTGACTGTTTTCTTCCCGTAATTCAGATCAAAAAGCTTTTGGCTGACGAGCCTGGGAATGCTGAATATGCTGATATGGAGAAGGAGCTTGAAGAGGTAAGCCGAGTTTGCATCTCAAGTGCTTATTTCTTTCGTCATCTTTTTGATATCCTGAGATGAAGAAATGTGATTAAATGTGAATGATTTGGGTAAGATATTGTTAAGATAAGCTGAAAATTCATTTGCAACATACTAGTTATTTTCCTCAGAACATGTTTCCAGTGTTTTGCTATCGCTTCCCCTTTGTGTTGTCTTTTGTTACAAGGAGCCATATTCACTGAAGGCAGCATGACACGGCCATCATGGTGGCTGAGGGTTTATTATCGCggttttaaatttagtttatacCTCAGAAAGGTGAGAAGGCTCTTACAGCTAATGGAGCTCTATGGGCAATCATGATATTTAACCGTGACTATCAGAAGATGTCCATCACCCTTTATCTTTTTTGGTTCTTTGCAGGTTTTGTGTGTCCCATGGTGCTCTGTCTACTTGCAAACCCCTCATTTCAGATGTTCAAGCTgctatttaaagtttgaaatttggaaaCTTGAAGATTTGAGTGCAGGATTTGTAAATGTAAGAAGTAGGTTTACTGCTTGTTGGCTGAATTTAGTGTGTTTATGAGAATGCAGGTGATTGCATTGACTGAGGAGCTTTTGGCTACTGCAAAACAAGCCGAGGCTACACAGCATGATTCAGATGTTCGTTTTGATGGAACCTCTGAATCCAAATTGGTAAGCTCGGCTCCATATTGTACGATATTGTGCTCTAATCTTGCATCATTTATATTTAGCAGTTGGGTTTAAAAACTTTCACCATATTTACCATGATTCTGTTTCTAAGAGCATTAGATACATTCTAATATAATGGAAGCTTCTGTTTTATGTAGCCAAAACCAAGTATATGTTGCTAATCTTAAGCATCATTAGtaactaaaatttgaaactttcaaTATATAGCGGTATGAGAATCTTGGGTTCTAATTATCcaacttatattatatatcattgtTTTGCTGGCTCATTTAGTTAGAATTTTAACGTGGGCAATCTTTACTTGGTTTTTGTTGCCTCATGTAGGAATCAAACGAGCATTCCCTATCTCATAAGTTCTCTGTCGGGACCAAAGTCCAAGCTGTGTGGAGTGAAGATGGGGAATGGTATGTTCAATAAATCTATTTATTGTATACAGCATCATCTGATTATCACTTGCTTCACCATTTCTTTATGTTGATTAGTTGAATGTTTAGGTATGATGCGACGATTGAATCTCTCACTCCAAATGGGTACTATGTTTACTATGATGAGTGGGGCAACAAGGAGGAGGTATGGTTTGcccttttttccccctctaTTGTATTCATGAGCATAAAGGTGCAAAGCCTTGTTATAAGGTTacctattatattttttattcgtaGTTGTCTTTTCCAGGGTAGATTGTAGTTCTAATTTTCAATTTCGAACTAGTATTTGgacttaaaaaggaaaaagttgATGCATGGTGATTTTTTCCTTATTAACTATGAAGTTGAAAAGAAGGAAttcttttcaaaagaatttttagTGATAGAAAAATAACAGCCACTTTCCCATGCCTTTGCAGTATGTTATGATAGTAAATTATTGTTATTCAAACATTTCCGATGAACAAACCTCCCTTGTATTCTGAAACATGCGTCTAAAACAGTTTTCTTTGTTCACTCTGGTTGAATTTATGTGTTAAATTGTGGAATTCGACATTATGCAACTTTAAAAGTCTTGTAGTTTATCCATTTCCATCAGTTTGGGCTTAGCAAATGTGGTAAAACTTTGAATTAttctgttgttttatttttgaattttgacgGCACAACGTTTCTTCAATTTGTTAATGGTTAGCACCTTGTTTCCCAAGTTATAACCTTTCCAATCTGTGTTTTTTAGGTTGATCCGGATAATGTCAGGCCAATCCAAGAGGGAGTAGTTGATGCTTTGGAAGAAGCTGAGAAAGAAGCTGAAGCTACCAGGCAAGCCATTAAAAGGAAAATTGCACAAGCTGCGGTCACCGATTTCCAAATGCGTTCCTTACCTGCTAAACTCCGTATTGAACCCAATGATCCCGATGATCTGGTACTTATAACTTATATTCATACTGCCACTAGTCAAGTAATTAAGGCACTTTGTGTGTTTTGCAAACAGATTTTTCAGTTTGTGTTCTTGCTTGTCGTACCTAATCTCTTGCTCCATTGTTTCAGTGAATTAGTTTTTTGCGTATGTACTTTTGTCATTGAAATCAAAGCGCAATTGGGAGATAAATATATCCGTAATATATTCAAAAGAACGAGTTTTGGGTTGTGGATCTGTGAAGTATTCTTCTCATTTTGACGCCTCATTTGTGGTCTTTCATACAGAGCTTgctgaaaaaattatttttttattcataagaaTCATATAAAAGGAAGGATCTTGTAcgcatttattattttctttccgTATAATTGTATATTCAACAGTGTATTGTTAAAAATAGTTTAGAAAAGTATATAAAGAATGTAATTATGCAGCTTAAAGCTTGTTAATATTAGGAATTATGCTTTCCATTTGATTTCCTTGATGCATTTTTCTGTCTTTTGCTTGTTTCTGTTGTCTGTGCATCCTCAGATGTCACTTCTGCTGtacttaaatattttcaaattcttCGTCATACCATAGCACAGGGTTTGGCCCTTAGGCCTTTTTGCCTTGTAATTGCATTTCAGACTATTAAAGACTTCTATTCTGTGGAATCCTTGCAAATTAGTTTATTTTCCTGTCCATAATTTTGCAGAAAGCTGCCAAGCGCAAGAAGATACATGCTTTCAAGTCAAAGCTTCGCTTTGAACAACTCGAAGTGGTGCAAAATAAACGGCAGAATGCCTGGCAGCAGTTCCAAACTACCAAGGGAAAAGCTAAGAAGGTAAATGGGGAATAGCCCCCCCTTGGACTTTTTCCGTAACATTGTGCAACCTTACTTCAAATAGGAAGGGACTGATATTTTGCTACCAGATTTCAACAGTTCCAATTAGATATTTCGATAGTTATTCATATTGAAGTCACGAACTCAAGTTTTAGTTTTACTGGCTAACCGTATAAAATATTCGAGAAACAAAATATTCCTAATTGAATATTCAATCCGGAAAGTTAAAATTatccatttcaaaatgcactatagTTGAGGTAAGGTCTCTATAATGTGTTTCCCTAAATGTCATCgaaacatttatttatttctgaCCTGTGAGCTTTATTATCTCAATATCAGTGTATAGATCAAGTTCATTTACTCATTTATATGGCTATCTCTTGCTGTTGCAGGTTGGGTTCTTTTCGGGCCGAAAGAGGGAGAGCATATTCAAGTCCCCCGACGACCCGAAGGGGAAGGTCGGGGTCACCGGAAGCGGGAAGGGATTAACGGAGTTCCAAAGGCGGGAAAAGCACCTGCACCTGAAGGGTAGTTCAGCAGATGCACTTGATACAGAGGAGTAGATAAATCCAGAGAAGAGCCATTGAGTGTTCTTTAACACCCCTCTTGTTAGAGTTGCCTTAGGAGGTGTGGCATGCTACAATGGATGTTACATATGTTTGAATTGTGTACAATTTGTTGCGGTGAATCTTTAACTACTCAAATAGATCAGCTGGTCTTTCGTTTTCTCACCTTTTCGTCTCGCCGTCCCCGTTGTTTTACtaaaaattgatgaaatattAAGGTCTTGTTCGGTGTCATTCTATGCGTCGAATGTGCGTGCCTggatttttctattattattgtCACTAATGATGAACtatattttcttgaaaatattaaaaaaaagaaacaaaaagaaaagatga
Coding sequences:
- the LOC109717496 gene encoding survival of motor neuron-related-splicing factor 30 isoform X1, which codes for MEGGGEDLSIDELASNLSTYKDQLREIKKLLADEPGNAEYADMEKELEEVIALTEELLATAKQAEATQHDSDVRFDGTSESKLESNEHSLSHKFSVGTKVQAVWSEDGEWYDATIESLTPNGYYVYYDEWGNKEEVDPDNVRPIQEGVVDALEEAEKEAEATRQAIKRKIAQAAVTDFQMRSLPAKLRIEPNDPDDLKAAKRKKIHAFKSKLRFEQLEVVQNKRQNAWQQFQTTKGKAKKVGFFSGRKRESIFKSPDDPKGKVGVTGSGKGLTEFQRREKHLHLKGSSADALDTEE
- the LOC109717496 gene encoding survival of motor neuron-related-splicing factor 30 isoform X2, producing MVLCLLANPSFQMFKLLFKVIALTEELLATAKQAEATQHDSDVRFDGTSESKLESNEHSLSHKFSVGTKVQAVWSEDGEWYDATIESLTPNGYYVYYDEWGNKEEVDPDNVRPIQEGVVDALEEAEKEAEATRQAIKRKIAQAAVTDFQMRSLPAKLRIEPNDPDDLKAAKRKKIHAFKSKLRFEQLEVVQNKRQNAWQQFQTTKGKAKKVGFFSGRKRESIFKSPDDPKGKVGVTGSGKGLTEFQRREKHLHLKGSSADALDTEE